The proteins below come from a single Candidatus Bipolaricaulota bacterium genomic window:
- a CDS encoding type II toxin-antitoxin system HicA family toxin encodes MVNLPSVSSAEVLRVLRKAGFIDAPHRGKGSHVALYHVDQHGRKNLVIVPKRKALPKGTLLAILNQAGLTRTEFIRLLKEQPLK; translated from the coding sequence ATGGTTAATCTGCCGTCAGTTTCTTCAGCGGAAGTCCTGCGGGTACTGCGCAAAGCCGGATTCATTGATGCCCCTCATCGCGGCAAAGGGAGCCATGTAGCTCTCTATCATGTGGACCAGCACGGCCGTAAGAATTTGGTGATCGTGCCTAAGCGTAAGGCTCTTCCAAAGGGTACTTTACTGGCCATTCTGAACCAAGCAGGATTAACGCGAACGGAGTTCATCCGCCTACTAAAAGAGCAACCCCTTAAGTAG
- a CDS encoding type II toxin-antitoxin system HicB family antitoxin, which translates to MTKTYRLTATIWKEPEGYVAKCSELGVASAGDSPSEALANLKEATELYLENAKALGMLDDLKGILSGEEKFTSVLEVNAS; encoded by the coding sequence ATGACGAAGACTTATCGGCTTACAGCAACTATCTGGAAAGAACCAGAGGGATATGTTGCTAAGTGCTCTGAACTGGGAGTAGCAAGCGCAGGTGATTCTCCATCCGAAGCGCTCGCCAATCTGAAAGAAGCGACTGAGCTTTACTTGGAGAACGCAAAAGCACTTGGCATGCTTGATGACTTGAAGGGAATCCTGTCCGGCGAAGAGAAGTTCACTTCAGTCCTTGAGGTAAACGCCTCTTAA
- a CDS encoding nucleotidyl transferase AbiEii/AbiGii toxin family protein has protein sequence MFDRRYDAQVRLLIRCLPEISRYPCFALKGGTAINLFVRDLPRVSVDIDLTYLPLKTRDDALREIREALRSLKRGIEQRIPESIVQESRSGEHIVKLLVSTPEATVKIEPNLIIRGSVYTPEERDLCPTAQEHFGAFASVRTLSVADLYGGKLCAALDRQHPRDLFDVKLLLDNTGITPQIRRAFVVYLAGHNRPMNELLAPKLRDINQLYADQFVGMTRNDVSLDDLLEVQHNLADIIVHALDDSEKEFLISVKRGEPKWELVEIDHLDQLPSIRWKLINIRKMNPEKHKAALNRLIQALAK, from the coding sequence GTGTTTGACCGCCGTTACGATGCCCAGGTCAGATTATTGATCCGCTGCCTTCCCGAGATCAGCCGGTATCCTTGTTTCGCTTTGAAGGGCGGCACCGCCATCAACCTGTTTGTGCGAGATCTGCCGCGTGTGTCGGTTGATATTGATCTGACCTACCTTCCTCTGAAGACGAGAGATGACGCATTGCGAGAGATTCGGGAGGCTCTCCGGTCTCTCAAGAGAGGCATCGAGCAACGTATCCCTGAATCGATAGTTCAAGAGTCCCGCAGCGGGGAGCACATCGTAAAACTCCTTGTCTCCACTCCGGAAGCAACGGTCAAGATCGAACCCAACCTGATCATCCGTGGCTCTGTCTATACACCGGAGGAGCGGGATCTGTGTCCGACCGCGCAAGAGCACTTCGGTGCCTTTGCAAGCGTCCGGACGTTATCCGTGGCCGATCTGTATGGAGGGAAACTCTGCGCGGCCTTGGATCGGCAGCATCCCCGTGACTTATTCGATGTTAAGCTGTTACTCGACAACACCGGGATCACTCCCCAGATTCGCCGTGCATTCGTCGTCTATCTAGCCGGTCACAACCGACCGATGAATGAGCTTCTGGCCCCCAAGCTTCGAGACATCAACCAGCTCTACGCGGATCAATTTGTAGGGATGACTCGAAACGATGTATCACTCGATGATCTCTTGGAAGTGCAGCATAATTTGGCCGATATCATCGTTCATGCCCTCGACGATTCAGAAAAGGAATTTCTCATATCCGTTAAACGGGGTGAACCGAAATGGGAGCTGGTGGAAATCGACCACCTTGACCAGCTCCCCTCTATCCGCTGGAAGCTCATCAACATTCGCAAGATGAACCCAGAAAAGCACAAAGCAGCACTCAATCGGTTGATACAAGCTCTAGCTAAATAG
- a CDS encoding type IV toxin-antitoxin system AbiEi family antitoxin produces MTGKKISKINRVFREWPRGTVMTQTRLDQLEVSSKLANWHVGSGWLERFGARAFIQPGDQVDWRGGLYALQTQLGLSVHVGARTALELQGLSHFVPLGQQEKVILISDRPERLPAWFRNHPWKVKLEHHCLSLFKRIPNAASIKLDCGGFEIVASSPERAIMEQMSLVKVNDDIEQAYQLMEGLTTLRPNVVQDLLVNCRSVKVKRLFLWSAETIGHAWFHRLDLAQVDLGKGRRQLYKGGRLNLKYQITVPAREELPGV; encoded by the coding sequence ATGACTGGTAAAAAGATCTCGAAGATAAACCGGGTATTTCGAGAATGGCCCCGTGGTACGGTTATGACCCAGACGCGGCTTGACCAGCTTGAGGTTTCCAGTAAACTGGCAAATTGGCATGTAGGATCCGGATGGCTGGAGCGCTTCGGCGCAAGGGCGTTCATCCAGCCAGGCGATCAAGTCGATTGGCGGGGAGGGCTCTATGCTTTGCAAACTCAGCTCGGCCTGAGCGTGCATGTTGGAGCACGCACAGCTCTGGAGCTACAGGGCCTTTCTCACTTTGTTCCACTTGGACAACAGGAGAAAGTCATCCTGATAAGCGACCGTCCGGAGCGACTACCGGCATGGTTCCGCAATCATCCATGGAAAGTCAAGCTGGAACATCATTGTCTGTCTTTGTTCAAACGTATTCCAAACGCAGCGTCCATCAAGCTGGATTGCGGCGGGTTTGAGATTGTCGCATCGAGCCCGGAACGTGCAATCATGGAGCAAATGAGCCTCGTCAAGGTGAATGACGATATCGAGCAGGCGTACCAGTTGATGGAAGGGCTGACCACCCTCCGGCCAAACGTAGTCCAGGACCTACTGGTGAACTGCCGATCGGTAAAGGTCAAGCGGTTGTTCCTCTGGAGTGCAGAGACTATCGGACACGCCTGGTTCCATCGCTTGGATCTTGCACAGGTCGATCTCGGTAAGGGCAGGCGTCAACTCTACAAGGGGGGACGGCTCAACCTGAAGTACCAAATAACCGTACCCGCGCGAGAGGAGCTTCCCGGTGTTTGA